From a region of the Synechococcus sp. RS9916 genome:
- a CDS encoding TatD family hydrolase, whose product MTVPTLIDSHCHIVFRNFEDDLEEVSARWRDAGVVALLHACVEPAEIPAIRALADRFPEMRYSVGVHPLDTEHWTATTADELRAAALADDRVVAIGELGLDLFRDKNLDEQLAVLGPQLDLAVELGKPVIIHCRDAAEPMLKELRDRAAEGRCPTGVMHCWGGTPQEMDAFLELGFYISFSGTVTFPKAIDTHDCARQVPDDRFLVETDCPFLAPVPRRGKRNEPSYVAAVAARVAELRNQSLESVASISTANARRLFALP is encoded by the coding sequence GTGACGGTTCCCACCCTGATTGACAGTCACTGTCACATCGTTTTTCGCAACTTCGAGGACGATCTCGAAGAGGTTTCTGCTCGATGGCGTGATGCCGGTGTGGTCGCGTTGCTGCATGCCTGTGTGGAGCCTGCCGAGATCCCAGCGATCCGGGCTTTGGCGGATCGTTTCCCGGAGATGCGGTACTCAGTGGGCGTGCACCCGCTGGATACGGAGCATTGGACTGCAACCACCGCTGATGAACTGCGTGCTGCAGCACTCGCCGATGACCGGGTGGTGGCCATTGGAGAACTTGGCCTTGATTTGTTCCGCGATAAGAACCTCGACGAGCAGCTGGCGGTGCTCGGTCCTCAGCTCGATCTGGCTGTTGAGCTTGGGAAACCGGTGATCATCCATTGCCGTGACGCGGCAGAGCCGATGCTCAAGGAGCTGCGCGACCGTGCGGCCGAGGGTCGCTGCCCGACCGGGGTGATGCATTGTTGGGGTGGGACACCGCAGGAAATGGATGCCTTCTTGGAGCTGGGGTTTTACATCAGCTTCAGTGGCACCGTCACCTTCCCCAAGGCGATCGACACCCATGACTGCGCCCGTCAGGTGCCTGACGACCGCTTCCTGGTGGAAACCGATTGCCCTTTCCTCGCTCCAGTGCCACGGCGCGGCAAACGCAATGAACCCTCGTATGTGGCTGCTGTGGCCGCGAGAGTGGCGGAGTTGCGCAATCAAAGCCTGGAGTCCGTCGCCTCGATCAGCACGGCCAATGCAAGACGTCTTTTTGCTCTCCCCTGA
- the rpsT gene encoding 30S ribosomal protein S20: protein MANNKSSKKRVQIAERNRLHNRTYKSALRTLMKRCFTACDAYSAKPGDDAKATVQASMNAAFSKIDKAVKVGVLHRNNGAHQKSRLSAAVKKAIEPAAAG from the coding sequence GTGGCCAATAACAAGTCGTCCAAGAAGCGCGTTCAGATCGCAGAGCGCAACCGTCTCCACAACCGGACTTACAAGTCTGCGCTGCGCACCCTGATGAAGCGCTGCTTCACCGCTTGCGACGCCTATTCCGCCAAGCCTGGTGACGATGCCAAGGCAACAGTGCAGGCCAGCATGAACGCTGCTTTCAGCAAGATCGACAAGGCTGTGAAGGTGGGTGTGTTGCATCGCAACAACGGTGCGCACCAGAAATCCCGTTTGAGCGCTGCCGTCAAGAAAGCAATTGAGCCTGCCGCTGCTGGCTGA